From a region of the Azospirillum formosense genome:
- the nifD gene encoding nitrogenase molybdenum-iron protein alpha chain, with translation MSLSVNEGVDVKGLVDKVLEAYPEKSRKRRAKHLNVLEAEAKDCGVKSNIKSIPGVMTIRGCAYAGSKGVVWGPIKDMIHISHGPVGCGYYSWSGRRNYYVGDTGVDSWGTMHFTSDFQEKDIVFGGDKKLHKVIEEINELFPLVNGISIQSECPIGLIGDDIEAVARAKSEELGKPVVPVRCEGFRGVSQSLGHHIANDVIRDWIFEKTEPKEGFVSTPYDVTIIGDYNIGGDAWASRILLEEIGLRVIAQWSGDGTLAELENTPKAKVNLIHCYRSMNYIARHMEEKFGIPWMEYNFFGPSQIAESLRKIAALFDDTIKENAEKVIAKYQPMVDAVIAKFKPRLEGKKVMIYVGGLRPRHVVDAYHDLGMEIVGTGYEFAHNDDYQRTSHYVKEGTLIYDDVTAFELEKFVEVMRPDLVASGIKEKYVFQKMGLPFRQMHSWDYSGPYHGYDGFAIFARDMDLAINNPVWGIMKAPF, from the coding sequence ATGAGCCTGTCCGTGAACGAAGGCGTCGACGTCAAGGGTCTCGTCGACAAGGTTCTCGAAGCGTATCCCGAGAAGTCCCGCAAGCGCCGCGCCAAGCACCTGAACGTGCTGGAGGCCGAGGCCAAGGACTGCGGCGTCAAGTCGAACATCAAGTCGATCCCCGGCGTGATGACCATCCGTGGTTGCGCCTACGCCGGTTCCAAGGGCGTGGTGTGGGGTCCGATCAAGGACATGATCCACATCTCCCACGGCCCGGTCGGCTGCGGCTACTATTCCTGGTCCGGCCGCCGCAACTACTATGTCGGCGACACCGGCGTGGACAGCTGGGGCACGATGCACTTCACCTCCGATTTCCAGGAGAAGGACATCGTCTTCGGCGGCGACAAGAAGCTGCACAAGGTGATCGAGGAGATCAACGAGCTGTTCCCGCTCGTCAACGGCATCTCCATCCAGTCCGAGTGCCCGATCGGCCTGATCGGCGACGACATCGAGGCGGTCGCCCGCGCCAAGTCCGAGGAGCTGGGCAAGCCGGTGGTTCCGGTCCGTTGCGAAGGCTTCCGCGGCGTCTCCCAGTCGCTGGGCCACCACATCGCCAACGACGTCATCCGCGACTGGATCTTCGAGAAGACCGAGCCGAAGGAAGGCTTCGTCTCCACCCCATACGACGTCACCATCATCGGTGACTACAACATCGGTGGCGACGCCTGGGCCAGCCGCATCCTGCTGGAGGAGATCGGCCTGCGCGTGATCGCCCAGTGGTCGGGCGACGGCACGCTCGCCGAGCTGGAGAACACGCCGAAGGCGAAGGTGAACCTCATCCACTGCTACCGCTCGATGAACTACATCGCGCGCCACATGGAAGAGAAGTTCGGTATTCCGTGGATGGAGTACAACTTCTTCGGCCCGTCGCAGATCGCCGAGTCCCTGCGCAAGATCGCCGCTCTCTTCGACGACACCATCAAGGAGAACGCGGAGAAGGTCATCGCCAAGTACCAGCCGATGGTCGACGCCGTCATCGCCAAGTTCAAGCCGCGGCTCGAAGGCAAGAAGGTGATGATCTACGTCGGCGGCCTGCGTCCGCGCCACGTGGTCGACGCCTATCATGACCTGGGCATGGAGATCGTCGGCACGGGTTACGAGTTCGCCCACAACGACGACTATCAGCGCACGTCCCACTACGTGAAGGAAGGCACGCTGATCTACGACGACGTCACCGCCTTCGAACTGGAGAAGTTCGTCGAGGTGATGCGTCCGGACCTCGTCGCCTCGGGCATCAAGGAAAAGTACGTCTTCCAGAAGATGGGCCTGCCCTTCCGCCAGATGCACTCCTGGGATTACTCGGGTCCGTATCACGGCTACGACGGCTTCGCGATCTTCGCCCGCGACATGGATCTGGCCATCAACAACCCCGTCTGGGGCATCATGAAGGCTCCGTTCTAA
- the nifH gene encoding nitrogenase iron protein — MSLRQIAFYGKGGIGKSTTSQNTLAALVELDQKILIVGCDPKADSTRLILHAKAQDTVLHLAAEAGSVEDLELEDVLKIGYKGIKCVESGGPEPGVGCAGRGVITSINFLEENGAYDDVDYVSYDVLGDVVCGGFAMPIRENKAQEIYIVMSGEMMALYAANNIAKGILKYAHSGGVRLGGLICNERQTDKEIDLASALAARLGTQLIHFVPRDNIVQHAELRRMTVIEYAPDSQQAQEYRQLANKVHANKGKGTIPTPITMEELEEMLMDFGIMKSEEQQLAELQAKEAAKA; from the coding sequence ATGTCTTTGCGCCAGATTGCGTTCTACGGTAAGGGCGGTATCGGCAAGTCCACCACCTCCCAGAACACCCTGGCCGCGCTGGTCGAGCTGGATCAGAAGATCCTGATCGTCGGCTGCGACCCGAAGGCCGACTCGACCCGCCTGATCCTGCACGCCAAGGCGCAGGACACCGTGCTGCACCTCGCCGCCGAAGCCGGCTCGGTCGAGGATCTGGAGCTCGAGGACGTTCTCAAGATCGGCTACAAGGGCATCAAGTGCGTCGAGTCCGGCGGTCCGGAGCCGGGGGTCGGCTGCGCCGGCCGCGGCGTGATCACCTCGATCAACTTCCTGGAAGAGAACGGCGCCTACGACGACGTGGACTACGTCTCCTACGACGTGCTGGGCGACGTGGTGTGCGGCGGCTTCGCCATGCCGATCCGCGAGAACAAGGCCCAGGAAATCTACATCGTCATGTCCGGTGAGATGATGGCGCTCTACGCCGCCAACAACATCGCCAAGGGCATCCTGAAGTACGCCCACAGCGGCGGCGTGCGCCTCGGCGGCCTGATCTGCAACGAGCGCCAGACCGACAAGGAGATCGACCTCGCCTCGGCCCTGGCCGCCCGCCTCGGCACCCAGCTCATCCACTTCGTGCCGCGCGACAACATCGTGCAGCACGCCGAGCTGCGCCGCATGACGGTGATCGAGTACGCGCCGGACAGCCAGCAGGCCCAGGAATACCGCCAGCTCGCCAACAAGGTTCACGCGAACAAGGGCAAGGGCACCATCCCGACCCCGATCACCATGGAAGAGCTGGAAGAGATGCTGATGGACTTCGGCATCATGAAGTCGGAGGAGCAGCAGCTCGCCGAACTCCAGGCCAAGGAAGCCGCCAAGGCCTGA
- a CDS encoding NAD(+)--dinitrogen-reductase ADP-D-ribosyltransferase has product MADGSASGGLRDARGRLIDPDSPLALKAHRTNLLNVTADALCAESFNDEPRRLRIGGTRSEHAVLFEALDESPDSLIAADIFQHYMAFTFGLNPDFSGAEGMDGRRRYRASYLRLLKGWLFDSNNAEGAVLKGWVESRFGLLPTYHKEPILRFASDAWRTYGEEKVATRFHNNNINLQLDLLYEYCQWWMRRGWPDAPMPSRASHIRLYRGVNDFEEHHIVARPDKRTAVLRLNNLSSFSIERDIAGQFGDYILETWVPLTKVVFFRDILPRYPFKGEGEYLVVGGDYRVGVSLL; this is encoded by the coding sequence ATGGCGGACGGTTCGGCGAGCGGTGGATTGCGGGATGCGCGGGGGCGGCTGATCGATCCGGATTCGCCGCTCGCGCTGAAGGCGCATCGCACCAACCTGCTGAACGTGACGGCGGACGCGCTGTGCGCCGAGTCCTTCAACGACGAGCCGCGGCGCCTGCGCATCGGCGGCACGCGCAGCGAGCACGCCGTGCTGTTCGAGGCGCTCGACGAGAGCCCGGACAGCCTGATCGCCGCCGACATCTTCCAGCACTACATGGCCTTCACCTTCGGGCTGAACCCGGACTTCTCCGGCGCCGAGGGCATGGACGGGCGGCGGCGCTACCGCGCCAGCTATCTGCGCCTGCTGAAGGGGTGGCTGTTCGACAGCAACAACGCCGAGGGGGCTGTGCTGAAGGGCTGGGTGGAGAGCCGCTTCGGCCTGCTGCCCACCTATCACAAGGAGCCGATCCTCCGTTTCGCCTCCGACGCATGGCGGACCTATGGCGAGGAGAAGGTCGCCACCCGCTTCCACAACAACAACATCAACCTGCAGCTCGATCTGCTCTACGAATATTGCCAGTGGTGGATGCGCCGCGGCTGGCCGGACGCGCCGATGCCGTCCCGCGCCAGCCACATCCGGCTCTACCGCGGCGTCAACGATTTCGAGGAGCACCACATCGTCGCGCGCCCCGACAAGCGCACGGCGGTCCTGCGCCTCAACAACCTCAGCTCCTTTTCCATTGAGCGCGACATCGCCGGCCAGTTCGGGGACTACATCCTCGAAACCTGGGTGCCGCTCACCAAGGTGGTCTTCTTCCGCGACATCCTGCCCCGCTATCCCTTCAAGGGGGAGGGCGAGTATCTGGTCGTCGGCGGGGACTACAGGGTGGGGGTGTCGCTTCTCTGA
- the draG gene encoding ADP-ribosyl-[dinitrogen reductase] hydrolase has product MTDHSIRSRALGAYLGLACGDALGATVEFLTKGEIAHQYGVHKHIKGGGWLKLPAGQVTDDTEMSIHLGRAILAAPEWDARRAAEEFAVWLKGVPVDVGDTTRRGIRRFIMHGTLSEPESEYHAGNGAAMRNLPIVLATLGDDAAFERWTVEQAHITHCNAMSDAATLTLGRMVRRLVLGGGVLDVRDEINALIAAHRQFKFQPYRGLSTAYIVDTMQTVMHYYFQTDSVESCVVETVNQGGDADTTGAIAGMLAGATYGVETIPPRWLRKLDRAVYDEICAQVDGLLARAPALKQG; this is encoded by the coding sequence ATGACTGACCATTCCATCCGCTCGCGCGCGCTGGGCGCCTATCTCGGGCTGGCCTGCGGCGACGCGCTGGGCGCCACCGTCGAGTTTCTGACAAAGGGCGAGATCGCCCACCAGTACGGCGTGCACAAGCACATCAAGGGCGGCGGCTGGCTGAAGCTGCCCGCCGGGCAGGTGACCGACGACACCGAGATGTCGATCCATCTCGGCCGCGCCATCCTCGCTGCTCCGGAATGGGACGCCCGCCGCGCCGCGGAGGAGTTCGCCGTCTGGCTGAAGGGCGTTCCCGTCGATGTGGGGGACACGACACGGCGCGGCATCCGCCGCTTCATCATGCACGGCACCCTGTCGGAGCCGGAGAGCGAATACCACGCCGGCAACGGGGCGGCGATGCGCAACCTGCCGATTGTCCTGGCGACGCTGGGCGACGACGCGGCCTTCGAGCGCTGGACGGTGGAGCAGGCGCACATCACCCACTGCAACGCGATGTCCGACGCGGCGACCCTGACGCTCGGCCGCATGGTGCGGCGGCTGGTGCTGGGCGGCGGCGTGCTCGATGTGCGCGACGAGATCAACGCGCTGATCGCCGCGCACCGCCAATTCAAGTTCCAGCCCTACCGGGGCCTGTCCACCGCCTACATCGTCGATACGATGCAGACGGTCATGCACTATTATTTCCAGACCGACTCCGTGGAATCCTGCGTCGTCGAGACCGTCAATCAGGGCGGCGACGCCGACACCACCGGCGCCATCGCCGGCATGCTGGCCGGCGCCACCTACGGGGTGGAGACCATCCCGCCGCGCTGGCTGCGCAAACTCGACCGCGCCGTCTACGACGAAATCTGCGCCCAGGTGGACGGGCTGCTCGCCCGCGCCCCGGCGCTCAAGCAGGGGTGA
- a CDS encoding ArsC/Spx/MgsR family protein produces the protein MADVIFFEKPGCAGNNRQKALLAEAGHTVHARDLLSEPWTADRLRPFFGDRPVAEWFNRSAPAVKSGEVDPDALDEAAALVLMLKTPLLIRRPLMQVGDRRDCGFEAERVDAWIGLAAGAPEGKLEGCARAGMPPCPPPAKG, from the coding sequence ATGGCCGACGTGATCTTCTTCGAAAAGCCCGGCTGCGCCGGCAACAACCGCCAGAAGGCTCTGCTGGCGGAGGCCGGGCACACGGTCCACGCCCGCGACCTGCTGTCCGAACCCTGGACGGCGGACCGCCTGCGCCCCTTCTTCGGCGACCGCCCGGTGGCCGAGTGGTTCAACCGAAGCGCCCCGGCGGTGAAGAGCGGCGAGGTCGATCCGGACGCGCTGGACGAGGCCGCCGCCCTGGTGCTGATGCTGAAGACGCCGCTGCTGATCCGCCGTCCGCTGATGCAGGTGGGCGACCGTCGCGACTGCGGCTTCGAGGCGGAACGGGTGGACGCCTGGATCGGGCTGGCCGCCGGGGCGCCGGAAGGCAAGCTGGAAGGCTGCGCCCGCGCCGGGATGCCGCCCTGCCCACCACCCGCAAAGGGATGA
- a CDS encoding class II glutamine amidotransferase: protein MCELLGMSANVPTDICFSFRGLMRRGGQTGPHRDGWGIAFYEGKGCRAFHDPAPSCESEIARLVSSYSIKSCVVISHIRRANRGRVSLENTHPFTRELWGRVWTFAHNGQLKGIKERTLTFYEPVGTTDSEHAFCWLLDQIRMQYPEPPKSSGALMRLIRDLATDLGTLGVFNMLLSDGRYLWCHCATNLAWLTRKAPFGPATLIDEDMSVDFAKETTPNDVVTVVATRPLTRDENWTVMKGGEMVVFRGGNRVR, encoded by the coding sequence ATGTGCGAACTCCTGGGCATGAGCGCCAACGTGCCCACGGACATCTGCTTCAGCTTTCGCGGCCTGATGCGCCGCGGCGGGCAGACCGGTCCGCACCGCGACGGCTGGGGAATCGCCTTCTACGAGGGGAAGGGCTGCCGCGCCTTCCACGACCCGGCGCCAAGCTGCGAGTCGGAGATCGCGCGGCTGGTCAGCAGCTATTCCATCAAGTCCTGCGTGGTGATCTCCCACATCCGCCGCGCCAACCGCGGCCGGGTGTCGCTGGAGAACACCCATCCCTTCACGCGGGAGCTGTGGGGCCGCGTCTGGACCTTCGCCCACAACGGCCAACTCAAGGGCATCAAGGAACGGACGTTGACCTTCTACGAGCCGGTCGGGACGACGGACAGCGAGCACGCCTTCTGCTGGCTGCTCGACCAGATCCGCATGCAGTATCCGGAACCGCCCAAGAGCAGCGGCGCCCTGATGCGGCTGATCCGCGACCTCGCCACCGACCTCGGCACGCTGGGCGTCTTCAACATGCTGCTCAGCGACGGGCGGTACCTGTGGTGCCATTGCGCGACCAACCTCGCCTGGCTGACCCGCAAGGCCCCCTTCGGCCCCGCGACGCTGATCGACGAGGACATGAGCGTCGACTTCGCCAAGGAGACGACGCCCAACGACGTGGTGACGGTGGTCGCCACCCGTCCCCTGACCCGCGACGAGAACTGGACCGTCATGAAGGGCGGCGAGATGGTCGTGTTCAGGGGCGGCAATCGGGTGCGCTGA
- a CDS encoding FMN-dependent NADH-azoreductase, with protein sequence MKILHIDSSPLGDASVSRQLTASIVAALRQATPDAEVSHRDLTVAPPDHLTGELMQVVKFRNLEGLTARQQEELALTDALVDEFLAADVVVIGAPMYNFTVPTQLKAWIDRIAQAGRTFRYTETGPVGLAGGKKVYIASTRGGVYSTNAAMSALDHQEAFLRTVLGFLGVTDVTVIRAEGVGMGPDARAKALAAAQQEIDALATPVAA encoded by the coding sequence ATGAAGATCCTTCACATCGACTCCAGCCCGCTGGGCGACGCCTCCGTTTCGCGCCAGCTCACCGCCTCCATCGTCGCGGCGCTGCGCCAGGCGACGCCGGACGCCGAGGTCTCCCACCGCGACCTCACCGTCGCCCCGCCGGACCACCTGACCGGCGAGCTGATGCAGGTCGTGAAGTTCCGCAACCTGGAGGGCCTGACCGCCCGCCAGCAGGAGGAACTGGCCCTGACCGACGCGCTGGTCGACGAGTTCCTGGCCGCCGACGTCGTGGTGATCGGCGCCCCCATGTACAACTTCACGGTCCCGACCCAGCTCAAGGCCTGGATCGACCGCATCGCCCAGGCGGGCCGCACCTTCCGCTACACCGAGACCGGCCCGGTCGGTCTGGCCGGCGGCAAGAAGGTCTACATCGCCTCGACGCGCGGCGGCGTCTACTCGACCAACGCCGCGATGAGCGCGCTGGACCATCAGGAGGCCTTCCTGCGCACGGTGCTGGGTTTCCTGGGCGTCACCGACGTGACGGTGATCCGCGCCGAGGGCGTCGGCATGGGCCCGGACGCCCGCGCCAAGGCGCTGGCCGCCGCCCAGCAGGAGATCGACGCCCTGGCGACCCCGGTCGCCGCGTAA
- a CDS encoding SIR2 family protein: MTDTAVIDSTDTSTDTDTIIADIASVLKARGVVPYLGPGAFALLPEADCPIPRTSLELAQRLNAKVAAPGRIRSQLTAVAQFIESRRHRKTLDGILNEIFKREVPATPVHAWLASLPAPPMIVDVWYDNTLERLLTADAGRSWGQIQGLSHPQGVGEWVKYYAPGGAEVEAGAASGWETLLYKPSGSATPAGNYLISDSDFVEILTEIDIQTPIPAVVQERRAGRSFLYLGCRFDQEIQRTFARQIAKRSSDRHWAVIEGELSKNEARFLELQNIARIDLTLDEAVRRISEAMGA, from the coding sequence ATGACCGACACCGCCGTCATCGACAGCACGGACACCAGCACGGACACCGACACCATCATCGCGGACATCGCCTCGGTGCTGAAGGCGCGGGGCGTGGTGCCCTATCTCGGGCCGGGCGCCTTCGCGCTGCTGCCGGAGGCTGACTGCCCGATCCCGCGCACCTCGCTGGAGCTGGCGCAGCGGCTGAACGCCAAAGTCGCCGCACCGGGCCGCATCCGCAGCCAGCTGACCGCCGTCGCCCAGTTCATCGAATCGCGCCGCCACCGCAAGACGCTGGACGGCATCCTGAACGAGATCTTTAAGCGCGAGGTTCCGGCGACGCCGGTTCACGCGTGGCTGGCTTCCCTGCCCGCCCCGCCGATGATCGTCGACGTCTGGTACGACAACACGCTGGAACGCCTGCTGACCGCCGATGCGGGGCGGAGCTGGGGCCAGATCCAGGGCCTGTCCCACCCGCAGGGCGTCGGCGAATGGGTGAAATACTACGCGCCGGGCGGAGCGGAGGTCGAGGCCGGCGCGGCGTCGGGCTGGGAGACCCTGCTCTACAAGCCGTCGGGCAGTGCGACTCCGGCGGGGAACTATCTGATTTCCGACAGTGACTTCGTCGAGATCCTGACGGAGATCGACATCCAGACACCGATTCCCGCCGTCGTGCAGGAACGCCGGGCGGGCCGAAGCTTCCTTTATCTCGGCTGCCGCTTCGACCAGGAAATCCAGCGCACCTTCGCCCGCCAGATCGCCAAGCGCTCGTCGGACCGGCATTGGGCGGTGATCGAGGGCGAGCTGTCGAAGAACGAGGCGCGCTTCCTGGAGCTGCAGAACATCGCCCGCATCGACCTGACGCTGGACGAGGCGGTCCGGCGGATCAGCGAGGCGATGGGGGCGTAA
- a CDS encoding DegT/DnrJ/EryC1/StrS family aminotransferase gives MTMPQDGTAEDEDDGGPGEYIPLIDPDISEAEVAVVGRILTSGSLSDGRMTEGFEEAFAAWLGRAHAVAVSSGTIATLMVLKAYGIGPGDEVLCSPFGWHQVQHAIALAGAEPVFVDIDYWQHTINPAKAEAKITPRTKAILAGNVNGHPAHWDELRALATDKGLILIEDSTEAIASSYKGKLVGSFGDCAVFDFSEPCVLVTGEGGMIVTDDRHLAHQLRYLRRREAEHRNTVVITRNIPFQAGMSNITAALGLVQLKRLPEILAKRRAVVGFYEAAMASFEGIKPPYKGPGADDVHPMVYAVHLGTRFTASGRKAVLEDLATHDVEASDYGQALYTQQYYQERGASRADCPVCQKTVDRVLALPLHHKVTADEVQFIVDTLKDATVNTGAGAAIYL, from the coding sequence ATGACGATGCCCCAGGACGGCACAGCCGAAGACGAAGACGACGGCGGACCCGGCGAGTACATCCCGCTGATTGACCCGGACATTTCGGAAGCGGAGGTGGCGGTGGTCGGCCGCATCCTCACCTCCGGCAGCCTGAGCGACGGGCGGATGACGGAGGGGTTCGAGGAGGCCTTCGCCGCCTGGCTCGGCCGCGCGCACGCGGTCGCGGTGTCCAGCGGCACCATCGCCACGCTGATGGTGCTTAAGGCCTACGGCATCGGGCCGGGGGACGAGGTTCTCTGCTCCCCCTTCGGCTGGCATCAGGTGCAGCACGCCATCGCGCTGGCCGGCGCCGAGCCGGTCTTCGTCGACATCGACTACTGGCAGCACACCATCAACCCGGCGAAGGCCGAGGCGAAGATCACGCCGCGGACCAAGGCCATCCTGGCCGGCAACGTCAACGGCCACCCCGCCCATTGGGACGAGCTGCGCGCGCTCGCCACCGACAAGGGGCTGATCCTGATCGAGGATTCGACCGAGGCGATCGCCTCCTCCTACAAGGGGAAGCTGGTCGGCAGCTTCGGCGACTGCGCGGTCTTCGACTTCTCCGAACCCTGCGTGCTGGTGACCGGCGAGGGCGGGATGATCGTCACCGACGACCGCCACCTCGCCCACCAGCTCCGCTACCTGCGCCGGCGCGAGGCGGAGCACCGCAACACGGTGGTCATCACCCGCAACATCCCCTTCCAGGCGGGCATGAGCAACATCACCGCCGCGCTCGGCCTCGTCCAGTTGAAGCGCCTGCCGGAAATCCTGGCGAAGCGCCGGGCGGTGGTCGGCTTCTACGAGGCGGCCATGGCCTCCTTCGAAGGCATCAAGCCGCCCTACAAGGGGCCGGGCGCCGACGACGTGCACCCGATGGTCTACGCCGTCCATCTCGGCACCCGCTTCACCGCGTCGGGGCGCAAGGCGGTGCTGGAGGATCTGGCGACGCACGACGTCGAGGCGTCGGACTACGGGCAGGCGCTCTACACCCAGCAATATTACCAGGAGCGCGGCGCCAGCCGGGCCGACTGCCCGGTCTGCCAGAAGACGGTGGACCGCGTTCTGGCCCTGCCGCTGCACCACAAGGTCACCGCCGACGAGGTGCAGTTCATCGTCGACACGCTGAAGGACGCCACCGTCAACACGGGGGCGGGCGCGGCGATCTATTTGTGA
- the nifT gene encoding putative nitrogen fixation protein NifT: MKVMVRKAGEQYTIYVAKKDLEEAVVEMEKPGLWGGWIKVANGWTLDLPEMPADTGLPITVEAKKRGAE, translated from the coding sequence ATGAAGGTGATGGTGCGCAAGGCCGGTGAGCAATACACGATCTACGTCGCCAAGAAGGACCTGGAGGAAGCCGTCGTCGAGATGGAGAAGCCGGGCCTGTGGGGCGGCTGGATCAAGGTCGCCAACGGCTGGACGCTCGACCTGCCGGAGATGCCGGCGGACACCGGCCTGCCCATCACCGTCGAAGCCAAGAAACGCGGCGCGGAGTGA
- a CDS encoding aminotransferase class V-fold PLP-dependent enzyme codes for MIYLDNNATTPLAPEVREAMLPHLSGEFGNPSSPHAAGMAAKRAVGEARARVAALVGAKAADILFTASATEANHTALLGTLHAVVAEQPRRRRLVTTAIEHPSTLMLAKDLERQGWRVTVLPVDGSGTIALADLRDAVTPDTALVSVMWANNETGAIQPVGAAADIAQARGALFHTDAVQAAGRLPIRVDAVNADLLTLSAHKMHGPKGIGALFIRKGVPFAPLIHGHQERHRRGGTENVPAIVGFGAAAGRAAATVAEAGGMAILRDRLERGVLAAWPGSRINGEGAVRLPNTSNIRFADPQGRPLDAEELLMRLDRAGIAVSMGAACASGGNEPSHVLTAMGLSPAEAAASLRFSLSRCTTAEEVESVLNEFPALYARIAA; via the coding sequence ATGATCTATCTCGACAACAACGCGACGACCCCGCTGGCGCCCGAGGTGCGGGAGGCGATGCTGCCGCACCTGTCCGGGGAGTTCGGCAACCCCTCCAGCCCGCACGCCGCCGGCATGGCGGCCAAGCGGGCGGTGGGCGAGGCGCGCGCCCGGGTGGCGGCGCTGGTCGGCGCGAAGGCCGCCGACATCCTGTTCACCGCCAGCGCGACGGAGGCCAACCACACGGCCCTGCTCGGCACGCTGCACGCCGTCGTGGCGGAACAGCCGCGGCGCCGCCGCCTCGTCACCACGGCGATCGAGCATCCCTCGACGCTGATGCTGGCGAAGGATCTGGAACGGCAGGGCTGGCGGGTCACCGTCCTGCCGGTGGACGGCAGCGGCACCATCGCGCTCGCCGACCTGCGCGACGCGGTGACGCCCGATACGGCGCTGGTCTCCGTGATGTGGGCGAACAACGAGACCGGGGCGATCCAGCCGGTCGGCGCCGCCGCCGACATCGCCCAGGCGCGCGGCGCCCTGTTCCACACCGACGCTGTGCAGGCCGCCGGGCGGCTGCCCATCCGGGTGGACGCGGTGAACGCCGACCTGCTGACCCTGTCCGCCCACAAGATGCACGGGCCGAAGGGCATCGGCGCCCTCTTCATCCGCAAGGGCGTGCCCTTCGCCCCGCTGATCCACGGCCATCAGGAGCGTCACCGCCGCGGCGGGACCGAGAATGTGCCGGCCATCGTCGGCTTCGGCGCCGCCGCCGGCCGCGCCGCCGCCACGGTGGCGGAGGCCGGCGGCATGGCGATCCTGCGCGACCGGCTGGAGCGCGGCGTGCTCGCCGCCTGGCCGGGCAGCCGGATCAACGGCGAGGGGGCGGTCCGCCTGCCCAACACCAGCAACATCCGTTTCGCCGACCCGCAGGGCCGCCCGCTGGACGCGGAGGAGCTGCTGATGCGGCTCGACCGCGCCGGCATCGCCGTCTCCATGGGGGCGGCCTGCGCGTCCGGCGGCAACGAGCCGAGCCACGTCCTGACCGCCATGGGCCTGAGCCCGGCGGAAGCGGCGGCCAGCCTGCGCTTCTCCCTCAGCCGCTGCACCACGGCGGAGGAGGTGGAATCGGTCCTCAACGAGTTTCCCGCGCTTTACGCGCGGATCGCGGCCTGA
- a CDS encoding nitrogen fixation protein NifZ — protein MSDAVTEAKKPGFIPPREPLYDWGLAVTAAVDLHNDGSHPNAEDGALLAPKGTPGTIVRIGHAEGTQIPVYLVEFPAGVVVGCLEEEITPADGRRRGVPGVMD, from the coding sequence ATGAGCGACGCCGTCACCGAAGCGAAGAAGCCCGGCTTCATCCCGCCCCGCGAACCGCTCTACGACTGGGGTCTGGCGGTCACCGCCGCGGTGGACCTCCACAACGACGGCAGCCACCCCAACGCCGAGGACGGCGCGCTGCTGGCCCCGAAGGGCACGCCCGGGACCATCGTGCGCATCGGCCACGCCGAGGGCACGCAGATCCCCGTCTATCTGGTGGAGTTCCCGGCCGGCGTCGTCGTCGGCTGCCTGGAGGAGGAGATCACGCCCGCCGACGGCCGCCGCCGCGGCGTCCCCGGCGTGATGGACTGA
- a CDS encoding nitrogen fixation protein NifZ, with protein sequence MRERARDPNEPIELEDRPAFEEGQKVRALRDVRNDGTYPGRPMGDFLIRAGDIGYVKSIGTYLQMYYIYGVDFYEKRIIVGMRAKELELVDARCNDPQ encoded by the coding sequence ATGCGCGAGCGCGCCCGCGATCCGAACGAACCGATCGAACTGGAAGACCGCCCCGCCTTCGAGGAGGGCCAGAAGGTCCGCGCGCTTCGCGACGTGCGCAACGACGGCACCTACCCCGGCCGCCCGATGGGCGACTTCCTGATCCGCGCCGGGGACATCGGCTATGTGAAGTCGATCGGTACCTACCTACAGATGTATTACATCTACGGCGTCGATTTTTACGAGAAGCGCATCATCGTCGGCATGCGCGCCAAGGAACTCGAACTGGTCGACGCCCGCTGCAACGACCCGCAATGA